From Methylomonas sp. EFPC3, a single genomic window includes:
- a CDS encoding FmdB family zinc ribbon protein produces MPIYEYQCNACGYEHEALQKLGAEPLVICPACNEPELKKKISAAGFRLKGGGWYETDFKSGNKKNVAGESKTPEKSGGNSGGCGGSCACH; encoded by the coding sequence ATGCCTATTTACGAATACCAATGTAACGCTTGCGGGTACGAACACGAGGCCCTGCAAAAACTGGGCGCCGAACCGCTGGTGATTTGCCCCGCCTGTAATGAACCCGAATTGAAAAAGAAAATCTCCGCGGCCGGCTTCAGACTGAAAGGCGGCGGCTGGTACGAAACCGATTTCAAAAGCGGCAACAAGAAAAACGTCGCCGGCGAAAGCAAGACTCCGGAAAAATCCGGCGGTAACAGCGGCGGTTGCGGCGGCAGTTGCGCTTGCCATTAA
- a CDS encoding glycosyltransferase family 39 protein — translation MNLSSDPIYRWGIFLLWLLLSISVFFRAPIPIDETRYLSVAWEMWLRGDFLVPYLNGHTYSHKPPLLFWLIQLGWGLFGVNDWWPRLVGPLAALGNLLLVRRLAATLWPEQREAAALAPWALAGTLLWTLFATSTMFDILLTDCVMLGMLGLLVVANGRGRKGWLYFGLAIGLGLLTKGPVIFLHLLPTALFVRFWHTDAKALGAAWWLGLLAAVLLGASLAVAWALPAAQAGGQDYADAILWHQTADRTVGTKIHTRPFFWYLQFLPLLLFPWLFWPRLWAGLRQGLNGDNGLKFSAIWLVSVFVLFSALPSKQLHYLIPMLPAFALVTARVLSRKRLACSIAAESVLPVLFALIGIFLMILPQVPGLAKLHWVQTVEIDWGLWVLAVAVGLVVAVWRSRTLSVASLSAAVVVAVFAGFIFFFQYVGLAYDLRPAAMQIRAFNEQGVPYVYVGNYQGQLNFLGRLTTPLPVLATVADAERWAASHPAGYLVSLEKDKPEDAFYLQGHREYWLIFRRADQFGRLKPL, via the coding sequence ATGAATTTATCTAGCGATCCGATTTACCGTTGGGGAATATTTTTGCTCTGGCTTCTGCTGAGCATCAGCGTGTTTTTTCGCGCGCCGATTCCGATCGACGAAACCCGCTATCTGAGTGTGGCTTGGGAAATGTGGCTACGCGGCGATTTTTTAGTGCCTTATCTGAACGGGCATACCTATAGCCACAAGCCGCCCCTGTTGTTCTGGCTGATTCAGCTCGGTTGGGGGCTGTTTGGCGTCAACGACTGGTGGCCGCGTTTAGTGGGGCCGCTGGCGGCACTCGGTAATTTGCTATTGGTCAGGCGCTTGGCTGCAACTCTTTGGCCTGAGCAACGCGAGGCAGCGGCACTGGCGCCCTGGGCGCTGGCGGGTACATTGCTCTGGACTTTGTTTGCCACGTCGACCATGTTCGATATCTTGCTGACCGATTGCGTGATGCTGGGCATGCTGGGCCTGTTAGTCGTAGCGAACGGTCGGGGGCGCAAGGGCTGGCTCTATTTCGGCCTGGCGATCGGATTGGGTCTGCTGACCAAGGGGCCGGTGATTTTTCTGCATCTGTTGCCCACGGCCTTGTTTGTCCGATTCTGGCACACCGACGCCAAAGCGCTGGGAGCCGCCTGGTGGCTGGGATTGCTGGCGGCAGTGTTGTTGGGTGCGTCGCTGGCTGTGGCTTGGGCCTTGCCCGCAGCACAGGCGGGCGGGCAGGATTACGCCGACGCGATTTTGTGGCATCAAACCGCGGACCGTACCGTGGGTACCAAAATCCATACCCGGCCTTTTTTCTGGTATTTACAGTTTCTGCCGTTGTTATTGTTTCCCTGGTTGTTCTGGCCGCGCTTATGGGCCGGCTTGCGTCAGGGGCTTAATGGCGACAACGGTTTAAAGTTCAGTGCGATTTGGTTGGTTTCGGTTTTTGTGTTGTTTTCGGCATTGCCCAGCAAGCAACTGCATTATCTGATTCCGATGCTGCCGGCTTTTGCTTTGGTTACGGCCAGGGTGTTGTCGCGGAAGCGTTTGGCCTGTTCTATTGCCGCGGAATCGGTGCTCCCGGTTTTGTTTGCGTTGATCGGCATTTTTCTGATGATACTGCCGCAGGTGCCGGGTTTGGCCAAGTTGCATTGGGTGCAAACTGTCGAAATCGACTGGGGGCTCTGGGTGTTGGCAGTTGCGGTAGGCTTGGTCGTCGCAGTCTGGCGCTCGCGAACTCTGTCGGTGGCATCCTTGTCCGCCGCTGTGGTGGTGGCGGTTTTCGCCGGTTTTATCTTCTTCTTTCAGTATGTCGGTCTGGCCTATGACTTGCGTCCGGCTGCGATGCAGATCCGCGCGTTCAACGAACAGGGCGTGCCTTACGTTTACGTCGGCAATTACCAGGGGCAGCTGAATTTTCTGGGCAGACTGACCACGCCGCTGCCGGTATTGGCGACGGTTGCGGACGCCGAGCGCTGGGCGGCCAGCCATCCGGCCGGTTATCTGGTTTCGCTGGAAAAAGACAAACCGGAGGATGCCTTTTATCTGCAGGGGCATCGCGAATATTGGCTGATTTTCCGGCGCGCCGACCAGTTTGGTCGGTTAAAACCCCTATGA
- the epmA gene encoding EF-P lysine aminoacylase EpmA: MLAAIRRFFDQRQVLEVETPLLCRTTGTDPQLDFFSSDYLAPPTRQTLFLQTSPEFAMKRLLAAGSGSIYQICKAFRNGEAGRFHNPEFTILEWYRVGFDLQRLMAEAAELVRSLVLVDGLPMPVVQISYRQLFLGSVGLDPLVFQRETYAAYAAEHGLQDAISLCGNDHALWLDFIFSHRVQPAMAVSTLYLVYGYPAIQSSLARHSVDDPRVCERFEIFVNGVELGNGFFELADPDEQEGRFNREIAYREQNGLPAVTKDRYLLDALVSGLPDCSGVAIGLDRLLMLATGSESIAEVLAFPLANA, encoded by the coding sequence ATGCTCGCCGCAATCAGGCGCTTTTTCGATCAGCGCCAGGTTCTGGAAGTCGAGACCCCGCTGTTATGCCGGACCACCGGTACCGATCCGCAGTTGGATTTTTTCAGCAGCGACTACCTCGCGCCGCCGACGCGGCAAACCCTGTTTTTGCAAACCTCGCCGGAATTTGCGATGAAGCGGCTGTTGGCGGCCGGCAGCGGCAGCATCTACCAGATTTGCAAGGCCTTCCGCAACGGTGAGGCCGGACGCTTTCACAATCCGGAGTTCACGATTCTGGAGTGGTACAGAGTCGGTTTCGATCTGCAACGACTCATGGCCGAGGCGGCCGAGTTGGTGCGGTCTTTAGTCTTAGTGGACGGCTTGCCGATGCCTGTGGTGCAAATCTCCTACCGGCAACTTTTCCTCGGCAGCGTGGGCCTGGACCCGTTGGTGTTCCAGCGCGAGACTTACGCTGCCTATGCTGCGGAGCACGGGTTACAAGACGCCATTAGCTTGTGCGGCAACGACCACGCATTGTGGTTGGATTTTATTTTCAGCCACCGGGTGCAGCCGGCGATGGCAGTCAGCACTTTGTATCTGGTTTACGGCTATCCGGCGATACAGTCTTCGCTGGCCAGGCACAGTGTCGACGATCCGCGGGTTTGCGAGCGTTTCGAGATTTTTGTCAATGGTGTCGAATTGGGTAACGGATTTTTCGAGTTGGCCGATCCGGACGAGCAGGAAGGGCGGTTCAACCGCGAAATCGCTTACCGCGAGCAAAACGGCCTGCCTGCGGTTACCAAAGACCGTTATCTGCTGGACGCGTTAGTCTCCGGCTTGCCGGACTGTAGCGGGGTGGCGATCGGTTTGGATCGGTTGTTGATGTTAGCCACCGGTAGCGAATCGATTGCCGAGGTGTTGGCTTTTCCGTTGGCGAATGCCTGA
- the pyrC gene encoding dihydroorotase — translation MDKLTIRQPDDWHLHVRNGSMLRSVIGHSARQFARAIIMPNLKPPVTTVEQALAYRQEILNALPEGSEFQPLMTLYLTGNTTPEQIKNVADCEHVYAFKLYPAGATTNSDAGVADIVAAYPLFEAMEKYGVPLLVHGEVTDAEYDIFDREKIFLETKLSPIIRRFPRLRIVVEHVTTQEAVEFVQSAPANVGATITPQHLLYNRNALLAGGIRPHFYCLPILKREHHRQALLQAATSGNPKFFLGTDSAPHLTALKESHCGCAGCFSAHAALELYAEAFESAGALEKLEGFASDFGADFYGLPRNSGEVTLVKQAWQVPDVYADPDLGTAITPLRAGESVSWRLLSQ, via the coding sequence ATGGACAAATTGACCATCCGCCAGCCCGACGACTGGCATTTGCACGTCAGAAACGGAAGTATGTTGCGCTCGGTCATTGGTCATAGCGCCAGGCAATTTGCCAGGGCGATCATCATGCCCAATCTGAAGCCGCCGGTTACTACGGTGGAGCAGGCGTTGGCTTATCGGCAGGAGATTTTGAATGCGCTGCCTGAAGGCTCTGAGTTTCAGCCATTGATGACGCTGTATCTGACCGGGAACACAACGCCGGAACAAATAAAAAACGTCGCCGACTGCGAACACGTTTATGCCTTCAAGCTGTATCCGGCCGGTGCGACGACCAATTCCGACGCCGGCGTCGCCGATATCGTTGCGGCTTACCCCTTGTTTGAAGCGATGGAAAAATATGGGGTGCCATTGCTGGTTCACGGCGAGGTTACCGACGCCGAATACGACATTTTCGATCGCGAAAAAATCTTTCTCGAAACCAAGCTCAGTCCAATTATCCGTCGTTTTCCGCGGCTACGGATTGTTGTCGAACACGTGACTACGCAGGAGGCGGTGGAATTTGTCCAATCGGCGCCGGCCAATGTCGGTGCAACCATCACGCCGCAGCATTTGCTTTACAACCGAAATGCCTTGTTGGCGGGCGGAATTCGGCCGCATTTTTACTGTTTGCCAATTCTGAAACGCGAGCATCATCGGCAGGCTTTATTGCAGGCGGCAACCAGCGGCAACCCCAAGTTTTTTCTCGGTACCGACAGCGCGCCTCATCTTACCGCATTGAAAGAAAGCCACTGCGGTTGCGCCGGCTGTTTCAGTGCGCACGCGGCGTTGGAATTGTATGCGGAAGCCTTCGAATCGGCCGGCGCTCTGGAAAAGTTGGAGGGCTTTGCCAGCGATTTCGGTGCGGATTTCTACGGATTGCCGCGCAATAGCGGTGAGGTTACGTTGGTCAAGCAGGCCTGGCAGGTGCCGGATGTATATGCCGATCCTGATTTAGGAACGGCGATCACCCCGTTGCGGGCCGGAGAATCGGTTTCTTGGCGATTGCTGAGTCAGTAA
- the efp gene encoding elongation factor P — protein sequence MATFSTNEFKGGLKIMLDNDPCAIIENEFVKPGKGQAFNRVRIRNLKTGRVIERTFKSGDTVEGADVVDKEMQYLYSDGEFWHFMVPDTFEQYQADKNAVSEAIKWLKEQDICTMTLWNDSPLSVTPPNFVELAITETDPGLKGDTSGGGGKPATLETGAVVRVPLFVQTGEVIKVDTRTGEYVSRVKE from the coding sequence ATGGCGACTTTTAGCACCAACGAGTTCAAGGGCGGTTTGAAGATCATGCTGGATAACGACCCTTGCGCGATTATCGAGAACGAGTTCGTTAAGCCCGGCAAAGGCCAAGCCTTTAACCGGGTCAGGATCCGCAATCTGAAAACCGGCCGGGTAATCGAGCGCACTTTCAAATCCGGCGATACCGTGGAAGGTGCCGATGTCGTCGATAAGGAAATGCAATATCTGTATAGCGATGGCGAATTCTGGCATTTCATGGTGCCGGACACCTTCGAGCAATACCAAGCCGATAAAAACGCCGTGTCTGAAGCCATTAAATGGCTGAAAGAACAGGATATCTGCACGATGACTTTGTGGAACGATTCGCCGCTATCGGTGACGCCGCCCAATTTCGTCGAATTGGCGATCACCGAAACCGATCCCGGTTTGAAGGGTGATACCTCCGGCGGCGGCGGCAAGCCGGCGACATTGGAAACCGGCGCTGTGGTGCGGGTGCCGCTGTTCGTGCAAACCGGAGAAGTGATCAAAGTCGATACCCGTACCGGCGAGTACGTCTCCCGCGTCAAAGAATAG
- the epmB gene encoding EF-P beta-lysylation protein EpmB gives MNTPSATWQQALADAFGSVADLCAYLQLSPADLNLPEQASAFPLRVPRDFAARMQAGNPDDPLLRQVLPDLAELTDYPGYTDDPVGDLKAVAETGVIHKYRGRVLFIMTGACAVHCRYCFRRNFPYGELQLSGRQFESALTYVEQRPEISEVILSGGDPLLLSDAKLEQLMCRFAEIGHIKRIRIHTRTPVVLPERVTSALLRTFAALPKPVAMVLHVNHAQELSNSVNQICTELKLSGVTLLNQSVLLKGINDDGEQLRELSEKLFSFNILPYYLHLLDRARGVGHFEVSEAEAKILHQYLQRHLPGYLVPRLVKEQAGAAFKIPIC, from the coding sequence TTGAACACCCCATCCGCCACGTGGCAACAGGCGCTTGCCGATGCATTCGGCAGCGTTGCCGACTTGTGCGCCTATCTGCAACTTTCACCCGCCGATTTAAATTTACCCGAGCAAGCCAGCGCATTTCCGTTACGGGTGCCGCGTGATTTTGCGGCACGCATGCAAGCCGGCAATCCGGATGACCCACTGCTACGCCAAGTGTTGCCGGATCTGGCCGAATTAACCGATTACCCCGGCTACACTGACGACCCGGTCGGCGACTTAAAGGCCGTGGCGGAGACCGGTGTGATTCACAAATACCGGGGTCGAGTGCTATTCATCATGACCGGCGCCTGTGCGGTGCACTGCCGCTACTGTTTTCGCAGAAATTTTCCATACGGAGAATTGCAATTGTCCGGCCGACAATTCGAAAGCGCCCTGACCTATGTCGAGCAACGTCCGGAAATTAGCGAAGTGATTCTGAGCGGTGGCGATCCTTTGCTGCTCAGTGACGCTAAACTCGAACAGCTCATGTGTCGTTTCGCTGAAATCGGCCACATCAAGCGCATCCGCATCCACACCCGCACCCCGGTCGTGCTGCCGGAACGTGTAACCAGCGCATTGCTGCGGACTTTCGCCGCATTGCCGAAACCGGTCGCGATGGTGTTGCACGTCAACCATGCTCAAGAACTCAGCAATTCGGTCAACCAAATCTGTACCGAACTCAAACTTAGCGGCGTGACCCTATTAAATCAAAGTGTGTTATTGAAAGGAATCAACGATGACGGCGAACAACTCCGTGAGCTGAGCGAAAAATTATTCAGCTTTAACATCCTGCCCTACTACTTACATTTGCTGGACCGAGCTCGCGGCGTCGGCCATTTCGAAGTGAGCGAAGCCGAAGCCAAAATACTGCACCAGTACTTGCAAAGGCATTTACCCGGCTATTTGGTACCGCGACTGGTCAAAGAACAGGCAGGAGCAGCCTTTAAAATCCCGATTTGCTAA
- the aspS gene encoding aspartate--tRNA ligase: MRSHKCGELNTQHLGQTVALCGWVHRRRDHGGVIFIDLRDRAGLVQVVFDPDAAESFAIAEHVRSEYVLRIEGIVRDRPEGTHNPNMSTGQIEVLGKHIEVLNEAETPPFPLESEIEVNEETRLRFRYIDLRRTAMQQKMKVRRDVTRNLRQYLDDHEFFEIETPYLTKATPEGARDYIVPSRTHQNSFFALPQSPQLYKQLLMIAGMDRYYQVVRCFRDEDLRADRQPEFTQLDIETSFMNEQEIMAVMEEMIRRLFKDIIDVDLGDQFPVMSYAEAMRRFGSDRPDLRIPLELVDIAEEMKNVDFKVFSGPANDPNGRVVAMKLPEGGDLSRSVIDELTKFVGIYGAKGLAYIKVNDLAAGVDGLQSPIVKFAPAEVWAKVMAKVGAQNGDLIFFGADKAGIVNEAMGALRVKLGLDRNLLTGPWKPLWVVDFPMFAWDDKAQRYTAIHHPFTAPSCSVEDLVANPGTALSRAYDLVLNGTEVGGGSIRINRTAMQQTVFDILGIGHEEAREKFGFLLDALKYGAPPHGGIAFGLDRLVMLMTGAGSIRDVIAFPKTQTAACPLFNAPAVVSEEQLKELGIRLRKPAGKEEKPD; the protein is encoded by the coding sequence ATGCGTAGCCACAAGTGTGGAGAACTGAACACCCAGCATCTGGGACAAACCGTGGCCCTGTGCGGCTGGGTGCACCGCCGCCGCGACCATGGTGGCGTGATTTTTATCGACTTGCGCGACCGCGCCGGCCTGGTGCAAGTAGTGTTCGATCCCGACGCGGCCGAGAGTTTCGCCATTGCCGAGCATGTGCGCAGCGAATACGTGCTGCGCATCGAGGGCATCGTCCGCGACCGGCCTGAAGGCACGCATAATCCGAACATGTCCACCGGCCAGATCGAAGTGCTGGGCAAACACATTGAAGTCTTAAACGAAGCCGAGACCCCGCCGTTCCCGCTGGAAAGCGAGATCGAAGTCAACGAAGAAACCCGCTTGCGCTTCCGTTACATCGACTTACGCCGCACCGCGATGCAGCAAAAAATGAAGGTGCGCCGTGACGTCACCCGAAACCTGCGCCAGTATCTGGACGACCACGAGTTTTTCGAAATCGAAACCCCGTATTTAACTAAAGCCACGCCGGAAGGCGCCCGCGACTACATCGTCCCCAGCCGCACCCACCAAAATTCGTTCTTTGCCTTGCCGCAATCGCCGCAGCTCTACAAACAGTTGCTGATGATCGCCGGCATGGACCGTTACTACCAAGTAGTGCGTTGCTTCCGCGACGAAGACTTGCGCGCCGACCGCCAGCCGGAATTTACCCAGCTCGATATCGAAACCTCGTTCATGAACGAGCAGGAAATCATGGCGGTGATGGAAGAAATGATCCGCCGCCTGTTCAAGGACATCATCGACGTCGATTTGGGCGACCAATTCCCGGTCATGAGCTATGCAGAAGCGATGCGCCGTTTCGGTTCCGACCGCCCCGACCTGCGGATTCCGCTGGAGCTGGTGGACATCGCCGAAGAAATGAAAAACGTCGATTTCAAAGTCTTCTCCGGTCCGGCCAACGATCCCAACGGCCGCGTGGTAGCGATGAAACTGCCGGAAGGCGGCGACTTGAGCCGCAGCGTGATCGACGAGTTGACCAAATTCGTCGGCATCTACGGCGCCAAAGGCCTGGCGTACATCAAGGTCAACGATTTGGCCGCCGGCGTAGACGGCTTGCAATCGCCGATCGTCAAATTTGCGCCAGCCGAAGTTTGGGCCAAGGTCATGGCAAAAGTCGGCGCCCAAAACGGCGATTTGATTTTCTTCGGTGCCGACAAAGCCGGTATCGTTAACGAAGCCATGGGTGCCCTGCGGGTCAAACTGGGCCTGGACCGCAACCTGCTGACCGGCCCGTGGAAACCATTGTGGGTCGTCGATTTCCCGATGTTCGCCTGGGACGACAAAGCCCAACGCTACACCGCGATTCACCATCCGTTTACCGCGCCGAGCTGTTCTGTGGAAGATCTGGTTGCTAATCCGGGCACAGCATTGTCACGGGCTTACGATTTGGTATTGAACGGCACCGAAGTTGGCGGCGGCTCGATCCGGATCAACCGCACCGCGATGCAGCAAACCGTGTTCGATATTCTTGGTATTGGTCACGAAGAGGCCCGCGAGAAATTCGGCTTCCTCTTAGATGCTCTGAAATACGGGGCGCCGCCGCACGGCGGTATTGCTTTCGGCTTGGACCGTCTGGTGATGCTGATGACCGGCGCCGGATCTATCCGCGATGTAATTGCCTTCCCGAAAACCCAAACCGCGGCTTGCCCGCTGTTCAATGCCCCTGCAGTGGTCAGCGAAGAACAACTCAAGGAATTGGGCATCCGGCTACGCAAACCGGCCGGCAAAGAAGAGAAACCAGATTAA